Proteins from one Rhizobium bangladeshense genomic window:
- the repA gene encoding plasmid partitioning protein RepA — translation MQPSLALQDDQEHLPSLLATDAKELSYQLQQHQAKIFPPLSQKTIRTFSPAEAAAFIGIGEGYLRQVAADGHGPDPLANGRRLYSATDMDRIRRVLDERNGTPKYVPARRPGEKLQIVSVMNFKGGSGKTTTAAHLAQFMALRGYRVLAVDLDPQASLSALFGHQPEFDVGEGETIYGAIRYDDPRPIADIVRATYTPNLHLIPGNLELMEFEHETPKAMASGTAETMFFARIGEVLTDIESLYDVVVIDCPPQLGFLTMSALCAATSVLITVHPQMLDVMSMSQFLTMTSELMTVVEKAGGRTSYDWMRYLVTRFEPNDGPQSQMTGFMRAIFGNRMLHNAMVKSTAVADAGVTKQTLYEVERSQFTRGTYDRALESLNLVNGEIEAHIRSTWGRR, via the coding sequence ATGCAGCCGAGTCTTGCTCTCCAAGACGATCAAGAGCATCTCCCGTCGCTTCTGGCAACAGATGCGAAGGAGTTGTCCTATCAACTCCAGCAGCATCAGGCAAAAATCTTTCCCCCGCTTTCCCAGAAGACGATCAGGACCTTCTCGCCTGCGGAAGCCGCAGCTTTCATCGGCATCGGCGAAGGCTATCTCAGGCAGGTGGCGGCAGACGGCCATGGCCCGGATCCGCTGGCAAATGGACGCCGACTCTATAGTGCAACCGACATGGACCGGATCCGCCGCGTCCTCGACGAGCGTAATGGCACGCCGAAATATGTGCCGGCCCGCAGGCCGGGCGAGAAGCTGCAGATCGTCTCCGTGATGAATTTCAAGGGCGGCTCGGGCAAGACCACGACCGCGGCCCATCTCGCGCAATTCATGGCGCTCCGGGGCTATCGTGTGCTCGCCGTCGACCTCGACCCCCAGGCGTCCTTGTCCGCGCTGTTCGGCCACCAGCCGGAGTTCGACGTCGGTGAAGGCGAAACGATCTATGGCGCGATCCGCTATGACGATCCGCGCCCCATAGCCGACATCGTGCGCGCCACCTACACGCCGAACCTGCATCTCATTCCCGGAAATCTCGAGCTGATGGAATTCGAGCACGAGACTCCGAAGGCGATGGCTTCGGGCACGGCGGAGACGATGTTCTTCGCCCGTATCGGCGAGGTCTTGACCGACATCGAAAGCCTCTATGACGTAGTGGTCATCGACTGCCCGCCGCAGCTTGGCTTCCTTACGATGTCGGCGCTCTGCGCGGCGACTTCGGTCCTAATCACGGTTCATCCGCAGATGCTAGATGTCATGTCGATGTCGCAGTTCCTGACCATGACAAGCGAATTGATGACGGTTGTGGAGAAGGCCGGGGGGCGCACCAGCTACGACTGGATGCGCTATCTTGTAACGCGGTTCGAACCGAACGACGGCCCGCAAAGTCAGATGACCGGCTTCATGCGGGCGATCTTCGGCAATCGCATGCTGCACAACGCGATGGTGAAGTCGACGGCGGTCGCCGACGCCGGCGTGACCAAGCAGACACTCTACGAAGTCGAGCGGTCGCAGTTCACACGTGGAACCTATGATCGGGCGCTTGAGTCGCTGAACCTCGTCAATGGTGAGATCGAAGCGCATATTCGCTCCACTTGGGGAAGGAGATAA
- the repB gene encoding plasmid partitioning protein RepB, with protein sequence MARKNLIEVSAPSPARVEAVAPRDTRPIAGFVPQERSGGPVGGITKTLGNITEKMERASELERQLAAGQMIVELDPGLIDASFVSDRLAIDAAELAELVEQIREHGQQVPILVRPHPEAKGRYQVAYGHRRLAATREIGVKVRAVVRDLTDGQLVVSQGQENSARTNLSYIERALFASRLEERGFGRDVIMAALSVDKAALSRMLIVIRQVPLTLINAIGAAPEIGRRRWLEFGEQLENADVDKIIAELSADDTRKISSDERFHRAFVLATKKAAAQKPTIVKSEVDGVPVTVKKTASGATFVFDSKSAPGFDQFVQERLQGLFQEFNKHRGA encoded by the coding sequence ATGGCGCGCAAGAACCTCATCGAAGTTTCCGCACCGAGCCCGGCACGGGTGGAAGCGGTCGCGCCGCGCGACACTCGTCCGATTGCCGGCTTCGTGCCGCAGGAGCGCAGCGGCGGACCGGTTGGCGGCATCACCAAGACGCTCGGCAACATCACTGAAAAGATGGAACGCGCCAGCGAACTGGAACGGCAGCTTGCTGCTGGCCAGATGATCGTCGAGCTCGATCCCGGACTGATCGACGCTTCCTTCGTCAGCGATCGCCTGGCGATCGACGCGGCTGAACTCGCCGAGCTGGTCGAGCAGATCCGCGAGCATGGGCAGCAAGTCCCGATCCTCGTGCGTCCGCATCCGGAAGCCAAAGGCCGCTATCAGGTCGCCTATGGCCATCGCCGCCTGGCGGCGACGAGAGAGATCGGCGTCAAGGTGCGCGCGGTCGTCCGCGATCTGACTGACGGCCAGCTTGTCGTCAGCCAGGGGCAGGAAAACAGCGCCCGGACCAATCTCTCCTATATCGAGCGCGCGCTCTTTGCGTCGCGGCTCGAGGAACGCGGCTTCGGCCGCGACGTCATCATGGCGGCGCTAAGCGTCGACAAGGCGGCGCTGTCGAGGATGCTGATCGTCATACGGCAGGTTCCCTTGACGCTCATCAACGCCATCGGCGCGGCACCTGAGATCGGCAGGCGGCGATGGCTGGAATTTGGCGAGCAGCTGGAAAATGCGGATGTCGACAAGATCATTGCGGAGTTGTCCGCGGACGACACGCGCAAAATTTCGAGCGATGAGCGGTTTCACCGGGCGTTTGTCCTGGCAACGAAGAAGGCCGCGGCACAGAAGCCGACAATCGTCAAATCCGAGGTCGACGGCGTGCCGGTGACAGTCAAGAAAACGGCCTCTGGTGCCACCTTCGTCTTCGACAGCAAGAGCGCACCCGGCTTCGATCAATTCGTCCAGGAACGGCTGCAGGGGCTGTTTCAGGAGTTCAACAAGCACAGAGGAGCGTAG
- the repC gene encoding plasmid replication protein RepC: MESGYVTTPFGRRPMTLGMLANQQRAETIEPGMRRSKWKLFRAICEARPALGVTDRALTVLDALLTFYPNDEISEENGLIVFPSNAQLSLRARGMTPATLRRHLAALVEAGLILRKDSPNGKRYARRDREGAIGEAFGFSVAPLLARAVEIESLAAQAVADRELLRATRERLTICRRDISKLISAAIDEAVPGDWEQMTMMFRALVARIPRVASVEELTALLDEMGLLRDEAVNLLERHIKTEKIDGNESQIERHKQNSNPDSTSELEPSFETKQGEKAVLDKDPNAGPLGEARREQARTSTGMGSKAAGRTASPAGNSLKSFPLGLVLQACPGIVDYGPGGTIGSWRDLMSAAVIVRSMLGISPSAYEEACVGMGPENAATVIACILERGGHINSPGGYLRDLTRRTEKGEFAIGPMLMALVRANGGPRRYAG; encoded by the coding sequence ATGGAGAGTGGATATGTGACGACGCCCTTTGGGCGGCGGCCGATGACGCTCGGCATGCTGGCGAACCAGCAACGGGCCGAGACAATCGAGCCGGGGATGAGACGCAGCAAGTGGAAATTGTTCAGGGCAATTTGCGAGGCGCGGCCGGCACTCGGCGTGACCGATCGAGCGCTGACGGTGCTCGATGCGCTTCTGACCTTCTACCCCAATGACGAAATTTCCGAGGAAAACGGCCTCATCGTCTTTCCCTCGAACGCGCAGCTTTCGCTTCGCGCGCGCGGAATGACGCCGGCGACGCTTAGGCGGCATCTTGCCGCGCTGGTCGAGGCCGGCTTGATCCTGCGCAAGGACAGCCCGAACGGAAAGCGCTATGCGCGCCGCGACAGGGAAGGAGCGATTGGCGAGGCCTTCGGCTTCAGCGTCGCTCCGCTGCTCGCACGTGCGGTTGAAATCGAAAGCCTGGCAGCCCAAGCCGTCGCCGACCGAGAGTTGCTGAGGGCGACCAGGGAGCGCCTGACGATCTGTCGGCGGGATATCTCCAAGCTGATTTCGGCAGCCATCGACGAAGCGGTTCCCGGCGACTGGGAGCAGATGACGATGATGTTTCGCGCACTTGTCGCCAGGATTCCACGTGTGGCAAGCGTCGAGGAGCTGACGGCACTGCTCGATGAGATGGGGTTGTTGCGCGACGAAGCTGTCAACCTGCTGGAAAGACATATTAAAACAGAAAAAATCGACGGCAATGAGTCTCAAATTGAGCGTCACAAACAGAATTCAAATCCCGACTCCACATCTGAACTTGAACCGAGCTTCGAAACGAAGCAGGGCGAAAAGGCAGTGCTCGACAAAGATCCGAATGCCGGGCCGCTTGGCGAGGCAAGACGTGAGCAGGCGAGGACGTCTACAGGAATGGGCAGCAAGGCTGCGGGCAGGACCGCTTCGCCGGCCGGCAATAGCCTGAAATCTTTCCCGCTCGGCCTCGTCCTCCAGGCTTGCCCTGGAATCGTAGACTATGGGCCGGGCGGAACGATCGGCAGCTGGCGAGACCTGATGTCGGCCGCCGTCATTGTGCGCTCGATGCTCGGCATCAGTCCTTCGGCCTACGAGGAAGCTTGTGTGGGCATGGGACCGGAGAACGCTGCGACAGTCATCGCCTGCATCCTGGAAAGGGGAGGGCATATCAATTCGCCCGGTGGTTATCTCCGCGATTTGACTCGCAGGACCGAAAAGGGCGAGTTCGCGATCGGCCCGATGCTGATGGCGCTTGTGCGGGCCAATGGTGGGCCAAGACGCTATGCCGGCTGA
- a CDS encoding substrate-binding domain-containing protein, giving the protein MKLREFAKQLGLSPTTVSRALSGYPEVSEATRARVASEAMRLGYRPDINAVRLKTGRAGAIGVMMGRSGEIHFAEFVSGMAQRLETADTDILITPITAHNDDDEIQAYRRLVESRRVDAVIIHSPRPRDPRIEMLNSLGVPFLVHGRSETEHVHAWLDIDNEGAVRRATEHLLDLGHRRVAMINGLRGKTYSIHREQGFRIAHQERGLTADPNLMVCDKFSDESGFRHARSFLESTNAPTAIVAGSTMTALGVYRAVRSLGMTVGQDVSVIAHDDVFPYLTAENMVPSLSTTRSSMRAAGTRCAELTLQLIAGRAADEIHELWPVELILRESTTAPR; this is encoded by the coding sequence ATGAAACTTCGTGAATTTGCAAAGCAGCTAGGGCTTTCTCCGACAACGGTCAGCCGTGCACTCAGCGGCTATCCGGAGGTGAGCGAAGCCACGCGCGCACGGGTTGCTAGCGAAGCAATGCGGCTCGGCTATCGTCCCGATATCAATGCCGTGCGCCTAAAGACCGGACGAGCCGGAGCGATAGGCGTTATGATGGGACGTTCGGGAGAAATTCATTTCGCTGAATTCGTGTCTGGGATGGCGCAGCGCCTGGAAACGGCCGATACGGATATTCTCATCACACCTATTACCGCACACAATGATGACGACGAGATCCAGGCCTATCGACGCCTGGTCGAAAGCCGCCGGGTGGATGCAGTGATCATTCATTCGCCACGCCCCAGGGACCCACGGATCGAGATGCTGAACAGCCTCGGCGTGCCTTTCCTGGTCCACGGCCGCTCCGAGACCGAGCACGTTCATGCCTGGCTCGACATCGACAATGAAGGTGCCGTGCGCCGAGCCACCGAACACCTGCTCGATCTCGGGCACCGCCGCGTTGCCATGATCAATGGCCTGAGGGGCAAGACCTATTCGATCCATCGCGAGCAGGGATTTCGCATAGCCCATCAGGAGCGTGGGCTCACCGCCGATCCCAACCTGATGGTCTGCGATAAATTCTCCGACGAGAGCGGCTTTCGCCATGCCCGCTCTTTTCTCGAGAGTACGAATGCACCAACCGCCATCGTTGCCGGTTCCACCATGACAGCGCTTGGTGTCTACCGCGCCGTTCGTTCGCTTGGGATGACGGTGGGACAGGACGTTTCCGTTATCGCCCACGACGACGTCTTCCCTTATCTGACGGCCGAAAACATGGTGCCGTCGCTCTCGACCACGCGATCCTCCATGCGTGCGGCGGGAACGCGCTGCGCTGAGCTAACGCTCCAGCTTATCGCTGGGCGGGCCGCAGACGAGATCCACGAATTGTGGCCGGTCGAGCTGATCCTGCGGGAAAGCACCACAGCGCCGCGCTGA
- a CDS encoding ABC transporter substrate-binding protein, with product MNKFALAISALGVAIAAGQVHAAEISFAANTTGKNVEFLNKQLAIFEKNTGNQVKLVTMPSSSSEQFSQYRLWLAAGNKDIDVYQTDVIWAPQLADQFIDLKESTKDVVDQFFPSIIASQTVGGRLVALPLFTDAPALFYRKDLLEKYGKQPPKTWDEMAATAKEIQDKERQTGQKDVWGYVFQGNSYEGLTCNALEWVKSSGGGQIVEPDGMISINNEKAAAALERAKGWIGTISPPGVLAYQEEESRGVWQTGNAVFMRNWPYAYSLGNGADSAVKGRFDVMTLPVAAAGDKPSSTLGGWNLAVSKYSEKQEAAIALVKFLTSKDVQKARAIELSNLPTLTDLYDDKDVAAAQPFMPNWKPIFQDAVPRPSATAKVKYNEVSSKFWTAVHNTLSGSGSAAENLELLEADLTTLKGDAW from the coding sequence ATGAATAAGTTTGCTCTGGCTATATCCGCGCTTGGCGTCGCTATCGCTGCCGGCCAGGTCCATGCCGCTGAAATTTCGTTTGCCGCCAATACCACGGGGAAAAACGTCGAATTCCTGAACAAGCAGCTCGCAATTTTTGAGAAGAACACCGGCAATCAGGTCAAGCTCGTCACCATGCCATCGTCAAGCAGCGAGCAGTTCTCCCAATATCGCTTATGGCTTGCGGCCGGAAACAAGGACATCGACGTCTATCAGACCGACGTCATCTGGGCGCCACAGCTCGCCGACCAGTTCATCGATCTCAAGGAGTCCACCAAGGACGTGGTCGACCAGTTTTTCCCGTCCATCATAGCCTCGCAGACTGTCGGTGGCCGCCTCGTGGCGCTGCCGTTGTTTACCGATGCGCCGGCGCTGTTTTACCGAAAGGACCTGCTTGAGAAATATGGCAAGCAGCCGCCGAAGACCTGGGACGAGATGGCCGCAACCGCCAAGGAGATCCAGGATAAGGAACGGCAGACCGGACAGAAGGATGTCTGGGGCTACGTCTTCCAGGGCAATTCCTACGAAGGGCTTACCTGCAACGCGCTGGAATGGGTGAAGTCGTCGGGCGGCGGCCAGATCGTCGAGCCCGACGGAATGATCTCGATCAACAACGAGAAGGCAGCGGCAGCGCTTGAACGCGCCAAGGGATGGATCGGCACGATCTCGCCGCCCGGCGTGCTCGCCTATCAGGAAGAAGAATCGCGTGGTGTCTGGCAGACCGGCAACGCTGTCTTCATGCGCAACTGGCCCTATGCCTATTCCCTCGGCAATGGCGCCGACAGCGCCGTGAAGGGCAGGTTCGACGTGATGACGCTGCCGGTTGCGGCCGCCGGCGACAAGCCGTCCTCGACGCTCGGCGGCTGGAACCTGGCGGTTTCGAAATATTCCGAAAAGCAGGAAGCAGCGATCGCCCTCGTAAAATTCCTGACGTCGAAGGACGTTCAAAAGGCCCGTGCCATTGAGCTGTCCAATCTGCCGACACTGACCGACCTTTATGACGACAAGGATGTTGCAGCCGCACAACCCTTCATGCCGAACTGGAAGCCCATCTTCCAGGACGCGGTGCCGCGTCCTTCGGCGACAGCCAAGGTAAAGTACAACGAAGTTTCCTCGAAGTTCTGGACGGCAGTGCATAACACACTGTCCGGCAGCGGCTCAGCCGCCGAAAACCTCGAGCTTCTCGAAGCCGACCTGACGACCCTCAAGGGCGACGCCTGGTGA
- a CDS encoding carbohydrate ABC transporter permease: MTEIVVPQAVEPRVSNLRASTELRSERIRSAWVFLAPTLLILAIVAGWPLFRTIYFSFTNASLNDLGNAQFVGFANYLSWVTLKSGKTVYRGLLADPVWWNAVWNTAKFTLLSVAIETMLGLIVALVLNAQFVGRGIVRAAILIPWAIPTIVSAKMWAWMLNDQFGILNDVLLGLGLISEKIAWTANPETAMIAVLIVDVWKTTPFMALLILAGLQMVPGDIYEAAKIDGVNPIKVFWRLTLPLIRPAIMVAVIFRMLDAMRIFDLIYVLTPNNAQTKTMSVMARENLFDFDKFAYGATASTVLFLIIASVTILYIWLGRVRLGGEER, encoded by the coding sequence ATGACTGAAATCGTAGTTCCACAAGCAGTTGAACCCAGGGTTTCCAACCTCAGAGCCTCTACGGAACTGCGATCTGAGCGCATCCGATCGGCCTGGGTGTTCCTCGCGCCGACACTGTTGATCCTGGCAATCGTCGCCGGCTGGCCGCTCTTCAGAACGATTTATTTCAGCTTTACCAATGCGTCACTCAACGACCTTGGCAATGCGCAATTCGTCGGCTTCGCCAATTATCTGTCGTGGGTGACACTGAAGAGCGGAAAGACCGTCTATCGCGGGCTGCTCGCCGACCCAGTCTGGTGGAATGCCGTCTGGAACACGGCTAAATTCACTCTCCTTTCGGTCGCGATCGAAACCATGCTCGGCTTGATCGTCGCGCTGGTGCTGAACGCGCAGTTCGTCGGGCGGGGAATCGTTCGGGCCGCAATCCTTATCCCTTGGGCGATCCCGACCATCGTATCGGCCAAGATGTGGGCCTGGATGCTCAACGACCAGTTCGGCATTCTCAACGATGTTCTGCTCGGCTTGGGCCTGATCAGCGAGAAGATCGCCTGGACCGCCAATCCGGAAACGGCGATGATCGCCGTGCTGATCGTTGACGTCTGGAAAACGACACCCTTCATGGCGCTTCTGATCCTTGCCGGGCTGCAGATGGTTCCGGGAGACATCTACGAAGCGGCCAAAATTGATGGCGTCAATCCGATCAAGGTCTTCTGGCGTCTGACGCTGCCGCTGATCCGGCCTGCCATCATGGTTGCCGTGATCTTCCGGATGCTGGATGCGATGCGCATCTTCGACCTGATCTATGTACTGACGCCCAACAATGCGCAGACGAAGACCATGTCGGTCATGGCGCGCGAGAACCTGTTCGACTTCGACAAGTTCGCCTATGGCGCTACCGCGTCGACGGTGCTTTTCCTCATCATCGCTTCCGTCACCATCCTTTATATCTGGCTCGGCCGCGTCAGGCTCGGCGGGGAGGAACGCTGA
- a CDS encoding carbohydrate ABC transporter permease, which produces MLLSLTKNTLFYLLVTIIVIIAVFPFYYAILTSLKTGTALFKVDYWPTSIFFRNYASVMGQGGFVRSLANSAMIACVVVSASLLLSITASFALARVHFRGRALLMLTILSVSMFPQIAVLAGLFELIRWIGIFNTPFALIFSYMIFTLPFTVWVLTTFMRELPIEIEEAAIVDGASPWVIVTQVFMPLMWPALVTTGLLAFITAWNEFLFALTFTSSDTQRTVPVAIALLSGNSEFEIPWGNIMAASVIVTVPVVVLVLIFQRRIISGLTAGGVKG; this is translated from the coding sequence ATGCTGCTTTCGCTCACCAAGAATACGCTCTTCTACCTGCTCGTCACGATCATCGTCATCATTGCGGTATTTCCGTTCTATTACGCGATCCTCACGAGCCTGAAGACTGGGACGGCCCTTTTCAAAGTCGATTACTGGCCGACCTCGATCTTTTTCCGCAACTATGCTTCCGTGATGGGCCAGGGCGGCTTCGTCCGCAGTCTTGCGAATTCCGCGATGATCGCCTGCGTCGTGGTCTCAGCTTCGCTGTTGCTTTCGATTACCGCTTCGTTCGCTTTGGCCCGGGTGCACTTCCGCGGACGGGCGTTGTTGATGCTGACCATCCTCTCGGTCTCGATGTTTCCCCAGATTGCCGTGCTTGCGGGACTGTTCGAACTCATTCGCTGGATCGGCATCTTCAACACGCCCTTCGCGCTGATCTTTTCCTACATGATCTTCACGCTGCCGTTCACGGTCTGGGTGTTGACGACCTTCATGCGGGAGTTGCCGATCGAAATCGAGGAGGCGGCGATCGTCGATGGTGCATCGCCATGGGTAATTGTCACCCAGGTGTTCATGCCGTTGATGTGGCCGGCGCTGGTGACGACCGGACTGCTCGCCTTCATCACAGCCTGGAACGAGTTTCTTTTTGCGCTGACGTTCACATCCTCCGATACGCAGCGAACTGTCCCGGTCGCCATCGCCCTGCTTTCGGGCAACAGCGAATTCGAAATCCCCTGGGGCAACATCATGGCGGCTTCGGTGATCGTCACCGTGCCGGTTGTCGTGCTTGTTTTGATATTCCAGCGCCGGATCATCTCGGGGCTGACCGCCGGCGGCGTGAAGGGTTGA
- a CDS encoding ABC transporter ATP-binding protein encodes MAEIRLENIRKSFGAFEVIKGVTMDIRRGEFMVFVGPSGCGKSTLLRLISGLEDISSGTLSFDNETVNRHAPSKRGIAMVFQSYALYPHMTVFDNMAFGMKLSGSNRDECRQRVEQAAGMLQLSSYLDRLPRQLSGGQRQRVAIGRAIVRDPKVFLFDEPLSNLDAALRVATRLEIAKLHRSMHGTTMIYVTHDQVEAMTLADRICVLRDGVVEQIGTPLELYESPNSVFVAGFIGSPKMNFLSGGLAQPYDSHTIGVRAEHVCITAESPVWSGTVIHSEILGSDSFVYLDIGADEPLVVREAGVSRHEPGQTLGLAPLAGHIHRFDRSGRALERESMRAA; translated from the coding sequence ATGGCAGAAATCCGATTGGAAAATATCCGCAAGAGCTTCGGCGCCTTCGAGGTGATCAAGGGCGTAACGATGGACATCCGCCGAGGCGAGTTCATGGTGTTCGTCGGGCCTTCGGGATGCGGCAAGTCCACGCTGCTGCGGCTGATCTCCGGCCTCGAGGACATTAGCTCGGGAACCCTTTCCTTCGACAACGAGACCGTGAACCGGCACGCGCCCTCTAAGCGAGGGATCGCCATGGTGTTCCAGTCCTACGCGCTCTACCCGCATATGACGGTGTTCGACAACATGGCTTTCGGCATGAAACTTTCCGGGAGCAACAGAGACGAATGCCGCCAACGCGTCGAACAGGCCGCCGGCATGCTGCAGCTCTCATCCTACCTGGACCGCCTGCCGCGACAGCTTTCCGGCGGACAGCGTCAGCGCGTCGCCATCGGCCGGGCGATCGTACGCGATCCCAAGGTCTTTCTTTTCGACGAGCCGCTGTCCAATCTCGATGCGGCGCTTCGCGTCGCGACGCGGCTTGAGATCGCCAAGCTTCATCGCAGCATGCACGGCACGACGATGATCTATGTGACGCATGATCAGGTCGAGGCAATGACGCTGGCCGACCGGATCTGCGTGTTGAGGGACGGCGTCGTCGAACAGATCGGCACCCCGCTGGAGCTTTACGAAAGCCCGAATTCGGTCTTCGTCGCCGGCTTCATCGGTTCGCCAAAAATGAACTTTCTGTCTGGCGGGCTGGCACAGCCCTATGACAGCCATACGATCGGTGTACGTGCGGAGCATGTTTGCATCACAGCCGAGTCGCCGGTTTGGAGCGGCACGGTCATCCATTCGGAAATCCTCGGCTCCGATAGCTTCGTTTACTTGGATATCGGGGCCGATGAGCCGCTTGTCGTGCGGGAAGCCGGTGTCTCCCGTCATGAGCCGGGCCAGACACTTGGCCTGGCGCCACTTGCCGGCCACATCCACCGTTTCGACCGGTCCGGCCGGGCGCTCGAACGTGAATCCATGCGGGCTGCTTGA